The following are encoded in a window of Peromyscus leucopus breed LL Stock chromosome X, UCI_PerLeu_2.1, whole genome shotgun sequence genomic DNA:
- the LOC114681984 gene encoding melanoma antigen preferentially expressed in tumors-like: MDNRELPTLLDLSIQHLLNNEPAAIHALEVIPRELFVPLFSAAFKGGHKNIVKAMVKVWPFMCLHIGSLRTRESQRELLKAMVESLQFLPVQNSASRSPKLRILDLRQDVGCKIICPESSTKSPACFHCCAYSKHSILKIEGQCSMASSEPEAQSSRQAMELLVNLSLDRTLRETEFLVLLLNKVEQSSGSLHLCCRDLQIDKVCDCRNTLRHLDLKCIDHLAVDQASLSEVTTLLAQVVHLDRLCLCKITCRSLNGEAFRNFISELGRMDHLNELNLSSFCLTDHLENVLRVLPASLEFLHLPFCGLSYNDFKFLSECPQANHLKLLNISNNPMNWEDSEPLYNLLQNNSSTLQHLAINHCLLTDSKMSVLISALSRCSQLRILNFSSNPITMTMLMRILEHLTSLVKLKYVFCPIPVHCYGRWHFQTV; encoded by the exons ATGGACAACAGGGAACTGCCCACACTGTTGGATCTTTCTATACAGCATCTACTGAATAATGAGCCTGCAGCAATTCACGCTCTCGAGGTGATACCAAGGGAGCTTTTTGTTCCATTGTTCTCTGCTGCCTTCAAGGGTGGGCATAAGAATATAGTGAAAGCAATGGTGAAGGTTTGGCCTTTTATGTGTCTCCACATTGGATCATTAAGGACACGGGAGTCCCAGCGAGAACTCCTGAAAGCCATGGTTGAGAGTCTTCAGTTCCTACCTGTCCAGAATTCAGCTTCTAG GAGCCCTAAACTGAGGATCCTAGATTTAAGGCAGGATGTTGGCTGCAAGATCATCTGTCCAGAGAGCAGTACTAAGTCACCTGCCTGTTTTCACTGCTGTGCTTACTCTAAGCACTCTATCTTGAAAATCGAAGGCCAGTGTAGTATGGCAAGTTCAGAACCTGAGGCTCAGTCCTCCAGGCAGGCTATGGAATTGTTAGTGAACCTTTCCCTTGATAGAACCTTAAGGGAAACTGAATTTTTAGTTCTGCTTCTGAATAAAGTAGAGCAGAGCTCAGGCTCTTTGCACCTGTGCTGCCGAGATTTGCAAATAGACAAAGTGTGTGACTGTAGAAACACCCTACGTCATCTGGATCTGAAATGTATTGATCACCTCGCAGTTGATCAGGCTTCTCTGAGTGAGGTCACCACCCTTCTGGCTCAGGTGGTGCACCTGGACAGACTTTGTCTGTGTAAAATCACTTGTAGATCTTTGAATGGGGAAGCCTTTCGaaattttatctctgagcttGGGCGTATGGACCATCTCAACGAGCTCAACTTGTCCTCTTTCTGCCTCACAGATCATCTTGAAAATGTCCTGAG AGTCCTACCAGCTAGTTTGGAATTCTTACATCTACCATTCTGTGGACTTTCTTACAACGACTTCAAGTTTCTGTCTGAGTGCCCTCAAGCCAACCACTTAAAGCTCCTGAATATCAGCAACAACCCAATGAACTGGGAAGATAGTGAGCCCCTTTATAACCTCCTGCAGAATAACTCTAGCACCTTGCAACATCTGGCAATCAATCATTGCCTTTTAACAGACTCTAAaatgtctgttctcatctccGCACTAAGTCGCTGTTCTCAACTCCGAATCCTCAACTTTTCCTCCAATCCAATTACCATGACTATGCTAATGAGAATTCTTGAGCACTTAACATCCTTGGTGAAGCTTAAATATGTGTTTTGTCCTATCCCTGTGCATTGCTATGGGAGATGGCACTTTCAGACAGTTTAG